AACTGCCGCAAAACTTTTAACAGGACAGGATCTGATGAACCAACTAAGATTTTGGTACTCACAGTCGGCTCGAGTTGAGTGGAAAGGTGTAGCATGAGCATGCTCCTTTCAGTTCGCAGCTTAGCTGATCGGTTTTGAAGTAAAACATACCTGCAGAAGTCATGAGTACCCGGCTATCATAGTCAGGATTGTATAGCTACGACTATCATAGTTGACTTGGGATCATACTTCTACACCTAAAATCGATCTCCTTTTTTTACTGCTGACAACATTTCGACAGATTCCTACACTTTTGAACATCTACTTGGCAAAATGGCAGATAAGTTGTATTATCTAAGGGAATGCCGAATACTTTGTCCAAAGGATTGATATAATGCAGGTTTTCTTCTATATTTTAGGCAGCAATATTGTTCCGATCTTTACGCTCATATTTCTTGGCTTTATCTTAAGCAGAGCGTTCAAAATTGATATCTTTACTTTGACTAAGTTTAATCTCTATATTTACGTTCCAATTTTTGTGTTTGTAAATTTATACACGACACCGATAGACATTACCATGCTGAAGGCGCTCATGTTCGCTATTGCGATCTTGATAGTCAATACCGTGGTCAGTACCTGGACAGCGAAAATGAGAGGATATGACTTGAGCATGACCAGCGCCTTTAAAAACGCGGTCATGTTTTATAACTCCGGCAATATTGGCCTGCCCTTGATTATGCTGGTGTTCAGCAGCTATCCCTATGTGATTGATGGACAAACCCCCTACCTGGATTTGGCGGTGACTACTCAGGTAATGGTGCTGGTGATTCAGAATGTAACGACCAATACAATTGCGGTCTTTAACGCGGGCCGGGCTTATCTTGATTGGAAGGAATCGCTGCGGAAAATACTGCATATGCCCACTGTCTATTCAATTCCAACGGCACTTATTTTAAAATATCTGCCGCTGGATTTAACGCAGGCTCCGTTTTGGCCGGGACTGCAGTTTGTCCGCCAAGGATTAATTTCGATTGCCTTGTTAACCTTAGGCGTTCAGCTATCTCGAACCACGTTTGACTTTAAAGATCGGGAAACCTATCTAGCGGTGGCGATGCGGCTTCTCGGCGGACCGGTTCTTGCTTTCTTCTTAATTAAGATATTTGGATTTTCCGGCATTGTGGCTCAAACATTAATGATTTCATCATCGGTTCCCACCGCTGTCAATACCGCATTGATTGCAGTGGAATTTGACAACCGTCCTGATTTTGCTTCGCAGGCAGTAATGGTTTCAACTCTGTTGAGCGCAGTTACTCTCACCCTAGTAATTTACTTTGCTCGCCTGCTGTTTCCCGTGATTTAATCGGTGTTTGGTATTGAATTTTTATCCATAATCGGATAAAATTAAGCAATATTAGTTTATGCTGGATTCAGGAGGGATCAGGCGTGGAAAAGAAGCTTCTCGGAATTCTAGAGCGCAATAGTCGGATTTCCGTTGAACAGCTGGCTGTGATGCTGGAAATCTCTGAGGAAGACGTGATCGAGCTCTTAACTAAACTTGAGAAAAATCGCACGATTTTGGGCTATCACACCGTGATTGATTGGGAGAAGACCCAGCGGGAGCTGGTTACTGCTTTAATCGAGGTTAAGGTTACTCCGCAGCGTGGCTTGGGTTTTGACAAAATCGCTGAACGGATCTATCAGTATCCGGAGGTGAACAGTGTTTTCCTGATGTCGGGTGGTTTTGATCTGACTGTGATTATCCAAGGTAAAACCATGAAGGAAGTGGCCATGTTTGTCTCCCAGAAGTTGGCGCCGTTAGAAGGAGTATTGAGCTGCTCAACTCACTTTGTCCTCAAGAAGTATAAACAGGAGGGCTTTGTCTTCGGACCGGAAGAAAAAGATCAACGGGCGGCGATCTGGTTATGAGCAGATCTTGGATCAACAGCCGAGTGCAGAGTTTAAAACCGTCCGGAATTCGCAAATTCTTTGATATTGTCGCCCAGATGGACGATGTTGTCTCCTTGGGAGTGGGCGAACCTGATTTCCTGACTCCCTGGCATGTCCGGGAAGAAGGTATCTATGCCCTGGAAAAGGGACTGACTACCTATACCTCTAACTCCGGTTTACTTGAGCTGCGCGAAGAAGTAAGCCGCTATTTGGAACAGCAGTACAATTTGAGTTATCGGCCTCAAGATCAGGTCTTAATTACAGTCGGGGCCAGTGAAGCGATAGATTTGGCTATGCGGGCTGTAATCGAGCCCGGCGATGAGGTATTAATTCCGGAGCCGTCCTATGTCTCCTACGCACCCTGCGTTATCCTGGCAGGAGGTGTTCCGGTTGCTGTGCCGACAACCAACGCAACCGATTTTCGCTTAACTGGCTCTGATTTAGAAAGCAGCATTACCGATAAATCCAAGATTTTAGTGCTGCCTTATCCTAATAATCCTA
The Bacillota bacterium DNA segment above includes these coding regions:
- a CDS encoding AEC family transporter, with amino-acid sequence MQVFFYILGSNIVPIFTLIFLGFILSRAFKIDIFTLTKFNLYIYVPIFVFVNLYTTPIDITMLKALMFAIAILIVNTVVSTWTAKMRGYDLSMTSAFKNAVMFYNSGNIGLPLIMLVFSSYPYVIDGQTPYLDLAVTTQVMVLVIQNVTTNTIAVFNAGRAYLDWKESLRKILHMPTVYSIPTALILKYLPLDLTQAPFWPGLQFVRQGLISIALLTLGVQLSRTTFDFKDRETYLAVAMRLLGGPVLAFFLIKIFGFSGIVAQTLMISSSVPTAVNTALIAVEFDNRPDFASQAVMVSTLLSAVTLTLVIYFARLLFPVI
- a CDS encoding Lrp/AsnC family transcriptional regulator is translated as MLEISEEDVIELLTKLEKNRTILGYHTVIDWEKTQRELVTALIEVKVTPQRGLGFDKIAERIYQYPEVNSVFLMSGGFDLTVIIQGKTMKEVAMFVSQKLAPLEGVLSCSTHFVLKKYKQEGFVFGPEEKDQRAAIWL